From the genome of Medicago truncatula cultivar Jemalong A17 chromosome 2, MtrunA17r5.0-ANR, whole genome shotgun sequence:
ttgtgttttttccatcactattttttattcttaaataaacttttttcattttaatctctttaaaataattttgacaattcaacaatcaacatacaaatttccttcaaaaaaaaaaaacaatcaacatacaaattcaaatcacaaaatcaaactATCTCAAACCAAAATTATTAACAATAAATCACACTAACGACAAATGAACATAAGGTATATGAAGTAATTGTTCGAAGTTAATTTTCAACTTTGATTGTGAGAAAATTAAATCTGTAAAATCTCAATTAAGGATATTGAGATTAGTTTTGGTAAAAAGTAACTCACAATCAATTAATAATCACTTCACGTAATGAATTCATAAACACCAAAATATAATGttgaaattaaaaagataagagagTGAAGAATACCGAGATTTATAGAGGTTTCCCCTTTTCATCCTCGTTATGAGTACATCATCTCTGTGATAGAAAATGCTCTATCACGGTCTTCCGCTATGATGAAAATGTCTACAAGTGTATAATTACAAAGATTCATTCGATTCATTAATCTTCTATGCTAAGCAATCACACACGATCCAATCTTTAAGACCTCTTGAAATCGGACAACCACATGGTCTTCGAATCTCAAGCTTTCATGCAATCCTTTAAACTTCTACTATGAGAATTCGTCTTTGTTATGTCCAAAGCTTTGATCCTCTTGAACCTTGAGTAGTTGAGAAACAACCCCCAAAACCCTTTGGAGGTGAAAAGTTCCTTCTTTTCTTTAGGTTCTTGATCCACCACCAAGACCCTTGAGAGAAATAAATCTTACAAGTCTTATAGCACCCTAACAATCTAGACCTCACACTCTACCAATatcttagaaaaaatatttaatctaaAGAAGATGCAAAGATAGAGAGTTTGGAGATTTCAGAGTCTATTTATTGTTTCAATCAGTAGAAAAGTGTGTAAGTAAGAGTATATATAGGCGAGTGAGATAGGAGTAAGTTTGACCCACtgtaacatttaaaaaattggtttgaATCGAATCATCAAAATCTACAATCGATCCAATAGTGTAAAATGTAAAATCCGGATTGTCATGAAGATTGAATAGTATTAGAGAATATTTGAATTGTTTCAAAGAATTTCAGATGAAGCTTGTATAATATCAGAGAATATTTGAATCGTATCAAAGAATTCCAGATAAAGATTGAATAGTATCAGATAATATTTGAATCGTATAAAATAATTCCATATGAGGATTGAATAGTATAAGAGAatattgaatcgattcaaattcACTTTTCATGAGCCAAACACTTGAGAACTTGTTTGATACAATTAAAAGTAtacatgaatcaaatcaaaacatTAGAGAATAGATTTTGAACAAATTTTCATGAGTCAAACACCCAGGAGCTTGAATGATTCGATTCAacatatgcaaatgcaaatatgaaccaaaataaatcaataaaaatggattttggtcaaatagagaaaaaaaactagACTACAAACTTCACAACCTTTATAATAACACACTTGTGCGAAGTATGTAATTTGGACCGGAAGAGTGCTTTACAAAAACTAATAACATCACTCAAAACTTAATATACTACATATTCAAAAGATAGAAACAACTTTCAGTCAtcgtgagcataactcaattAATATTGCAAGTAATATTTGGGGCTAAGGTTTAAACCTCGGATcaccacttattcaccttatgaGGTGAGTATCTAGTTAATAggctacttaacaaaaaaaaaacattaatgtagtgttattatcaaatatttcttgattttataagcaaaaattcgtTAAATACTTGAATTGCGTTCCTTATGGATTTTATTTACCATATAAAATGAATCTTCACCTTTTGATCCTAAGATATTCAACAATTTCATTGGTCGGGATAACCCGATGTTTCTACCTTTATTTCGAGGGTTTCCACGTTATAATATGAATATCTATGTCActtgtcctcgtgagtttaactcaatttgtaacaacaatgcataatatatgcaaggttgggggttcaaacttcaaactcctgccactaccaaaaaaataatatctatGCCACTTGTgcgtttgttttgttttatttgctgCCATATTATTGTTGCTCGTGAGCTACTTGCATGTTGGGGGAATTTTTGTTTCAGCTTACCTATTATTTTGATAGTGTTATGTGTTAATTCTAAATCACATAAATGTTGAGTATGCTTTGGTCCCAATTGCCATTTTCTCCGcactaattttttataaagttgTAAATCTACACAAATTTCACAGTCTTATTTGCCTTTGAGTGGAAAAGCAATGTATTTGAATAAGTTCATTATTTACTAGAAAGTGTATATGAATATGTATTCTGTTTATAAtctacaaaatattttaaatttttagagGTTTTGAAAGTGGAAATGGTCCACGCTTTGTTTTAGTTAAATATATTCAAATGAAAGTTGAACATCTTTTATCTGTAATTGCAAGCAAAACTGCTGAACTAATCAACTCTTCATGTTCTCACAAGAATATTACAAAGGTGAGAAATCTAATAATTCAACTTTTATCTTCCATTCCATCtttatcataaaacataaaatgtgAAGTTCTGATATGGAAGATAAGAGAGTGAATATAATCGCTGCTATATCAGTGGTAACACTGattatcatcataatcattgcACGTATTTTGTTAAAGCTGTCAAAGGCTTTCTTCCTCATCTGTGGCGCTGGCGTGGCTGTGATCCTTGCAgtatttggttttgtttttctcaGCTTAATCTACAAACGCAGACGGAGAATATTGGAATCACAGTTGAAATCAGAAGGTCAAGAGATTCGAATAGAGTACAGTTTCTTAAGAAAGGTTGCAGGGGTTCCAACAAAGTTCAGATACAATGAGCTTGAGGAAGCAACAGATGGATTTCAATCACTTATTGGAAGAGGTTCTTCGGCTTCGGTTTTCAAAGGAATTCTCAATGATGGAACTTCGGTTGCTGTGAAAAGAATTGATGCAGAAGAAAGAGGAGCAAGAGAATTTAAATCAGAAGTTGCAGCTATAGCTAATGTTCATCATGTGAATCTTGTGAGACTTTTTGGGTATTGTAATTCTTCTTCAGCTCCTAGGTACCttgtttatgattatgtatCAAATGGATCATTAGATTGTTGGATTTTCCCGAAAAGGGATTCGCAAAGGCGTCCACGTCCTGGTGGATGCTTGTCGTGGAACTTGAGGTATAAAGTTGCAATTGACGTTGCTAAAGGACTCGCATATCTTCACCACGATTGCAGATCAAGGATCTTACAT
Proteins encoded in this window:
- the LOC25486756 gene encoding probable receptor-like protein kinase At5g20050, which gives rise to MEDKRVNIIAAISVVTLIIIIIIARILLKLSKAFFLICGAGVAVILAVFGFVFLSLIYKRRRRILESQLKSEGQEIRIEYSFLRKVAGVPTKFRYNELEEATDGFQSLIGRGSSASVFKGILNDGTSVAVKRIDAEERGAREFKSEVAAIANVHHVNLVRLFGYCNSSSAPRYLVYDYVSNGSLDCWIFPKRDSQRRPRPGGCLSWNLRYKVAIDVAKGLAYLHHDCRSRILHLDIKPENILLDETFRALVSDFGLAKLTGKDESQAVSTIRGTRGYMAPEWLLEKGISDKTDVYSYGMVLLEIVGGRKNVCLVEDEKDKSKRKWQYFPKIVNEKVKQGKIMEIVDHRLMECGGVDEREVIKLVYVALWCVQEKPRLRPSMARVVDMLEGRVRVDEPPGTRMILVDFLSVDDDNVTDSNNLPRLDTMSSQGTQSNVECNSTYSFATTVFSGR